The genomic window CGGACTCGGGTTGTCCTCTGGGGAGGCCTTGCCGGAACCGGAATCGAAAAGTGGCGGTAAGGGGGATACCACCAGTTTTACGGTGATCGACCTGAGCAGCTATGGCGGGATGCGGCTTCGAGTACGGGGTGCGATCCCCTACGACCTGTTAAAGTCGGCGGGATTGCATCTGCCCCATAGCTACGGCGGGGGGCAGAGCCGGGAGCTTTTCATGGGGGCTTTGTCGCGGACGCTGAAACCCTTCCTGCACAAGGCGAAGAAAGCGGGCATTCCGGTGCGCTGGCGCTCGGGAGAAGGTGAGGTCGAACTGACGATGGCGACGAGGAATTGTCGTGCCAGAAAAGACTATGCATTGAGGGGCGACAAGGTCGTGCGCCATTATGTTTTCGAGACGATCAAGGGGGATGCTCTGGATGTCGTCGAACTGATCGGTGAGTTCGATTTTGCACTGGATGCGGATGGGCGGGTTTACCGCATTCAACAGGCTAAAGGCGATTCTTTGGGGCCTCATGATGGCGCCCTGGTCCACAGCAGTTCGGTGGATTCCTTCAACCGATATGAGGTGCTGCACGGAAGAACCGAGGCGGCGTTGCAGGAGGACTTTAGGTTTCAAGGAGAATCAATGCAGCCGTTGTTTTTTACGGGCGATGCCTGCCAATTGCAGGTGGATTGCTCGCTCTGGAGAAATGCGGCCGGTGAGGCTGAGTATTGGGAGTTTCGTTGCGGCTTGGAAGTCGATGGCGTCAGGGTGGATTTAGATGGGATGTTTTTGAATATGCTCGATGTCACCTTGCACGCCTACTCGGGCAACATGCTGAGCGCGAAGCGCCGTGTCACGGCCCTGATGGATTTGATTCGTCGATTTCTGGCTGATTATAAGCCCGGAGAGGAATTCGAGCCTTCGGTTTATGCTCGGGATTTTTCCGAATTGTATGGCGCGAACTATCGACATGCGGTACTCGCTATCCTGCGTCGGCATGCGGCCATGATTACAGAGATGGAGGGGGACGCGTATGCACTGGCTGCCGACGCAAAGGCGGGACGTTTCCTGTGTTACGAGGTCCCGGTCCGACATCTTGCGATGCTGGTGCACGGCATGGCGGAACCCGGATCGCGCCGGGACCTTTACGATCTGGCCGAGGGTCGGATTACGGTACGCCGGGGAAGCAGCGGTAGCAGTGCGCTCAAGCGCCTCATCGGAGTCGCGCAACATTTAGGCGTGCGAGTGCGGGTCGACGAACTGCCCGTACGCAGCGAGCCGCTCAGTATTTCGGTGGACGCGAAGGCTTCCGGCAACGACATCGACTGGTTCGCCTTGCATCCCTCGATTGCCTGTGGGGAGCGGACGATCGAGCCGGAGGAGTGGCGGGATTTGATACGCGGCGAACTTCTCCTGCGCGGGGAAGACGGTGCCTTGATCATGCCCGAGGCGGGCGAGGGCGAGGCCGCCGGGCTGGAGGCGCTGGCCTCGATGCTGCGCGTCGACCGCATGACCGGTCAGCTCGAGGCGGGGGAACCGGCGCAAGTCTCGCGGCTACAGATGCTGGATTGGATTGCGCTGCGACGACACGGCGTGAAGGTGGAGTTGCCGCAGGAGGCGGAAGAAGTTTTCCAGAGCCTCCTGCACTTGCGCCAGTTGCCGGAGTATGAACCGCCCGAGGGCTGTGCCGCCGAGTTGCGCGGCTACCAGAAGGCAGGCTGTGCCTGGATCGATTTTCTCTTCCGGCACCGCTTCGGTGCCTGTCTGGCCGATGACATGGGGCTGGGAAAGACCGTGCAGACGATCAGTTTTCTAGTCGCGTCTTTCGAGCGTGGTTTGAGTCAAAAGCATGGCGCGCCTGTGCTGATTGTTCTGCCGCCAAGCCTGGTCTTCAACTGGTTGGATGAGTGGCAGCGCTTTGCGCCGGGCGTGAAGGTGAGGGATTGCCTGAAGAAGTCGGACTGGGACCACGCCTTGGCTGAGGCCGAGGTTGTTTTAACCACCTATGATCGGGTGCGACTCGACATCAGGGAGCTGGAAAAGAAGCGCTTCCAGATCGTGGTCTTTGACGAGGCGCATAATCTGAAAAACATTTCGGCAGCGCGGACCCGGGCCGCCGCTCGTTTAAATAGGCGTTTTACCCTCTGCCTCACAGGGACGCCGGTCGAGAACAACGCTTCCGAGTTTTATTCGGTCCTCAGTGCCGCCGTGCCGGGGATCTTTGGCACCCACAAGGATTTTAAGGAAGTTTTTCGCAAACGACCGGATCAGATTCTCGGCCGGGCGAGGCCGTTTATTCTGCGTCGTACCAAGAAGGCGATCCTGAAGGAACTCCCCAAAAAGGAAGAGCAGGTTTTGCATCTGCAGATGACGCCGATTCAGAAAGAGATTTACACCCGCACGGTGGCGGAGGTGCGCGAGGAGATCGCAGAGGCGTTTGCCGACAAGCCCGAGCAGCAGGCGGGGATCGTGGCCCTGGCGGCGATTCTGCGCCTGCGGCAGGTTTGCGTGAGTCCGGCCTTGCTGGGTAAGGAAATGCCCGATGTGGCACCAAAGTTTGCTTACATGGCGGACAAGCTCGAGGAACTCCATTCCGAAGGCCACGCGGCGCTGGTCTTCAGCCAGTTCATCGGCGGTCTGGACGGCCTTGAAGCCGAGGCTGCCGCCCGTGGGCTCGATTATCTGCGGATGGACGGGCGCACGCCGGTGGCCAAGCGGAAGGGGATTGTGGCGGAGTTCCAGTCCGCCGGCGGCCCACCGTTTTTCTTGATCAGCCTGAAGACCGGTGGTGTTGGTCTCAATCTGACGCGGGCCAACTATGTGTTCCATCTCGATCCCTGGTGGAACCCGGCGGTCGAAAATCAGGCGACCGACCGCGCTCACCGGATTGGCCAGCGACAGGCCGTTTTTGTGCAGCGCTTGATCATGGAGCACAGCATCGAGTCACGGATGATGGAGTTGAAAAACCGCAAAGCGGATCTTTTCCGGCAACTCGTTGAGGTCCCCGGAGCGAAATCCGCCCGTTCAGGGCTTTCCCGTGAGGACTTCGAATATCTCCTGGAAGGCTAGCCCCGGAGTCATGAAGTCTTGACTGTCTCCTCCCTTCTGTCTTCTGACTTCTCGCGAATCATGATAGACATTAAGCTCCTCCGCGAGCAGCCGGACCTAGTCAAGGCTGCGATTGCCAACAAGAAATTCACCTGCGACATCGATGCCGTACTGGAGCTCGATGCGGTTCGTCGTGCCAAAATCACGGATGCGGAATCGGCCCGTGCGGAGCAGAAAGCGGCCAACCAGGAGATGGCGGCCCTGAAGAAGGGCTCACCCGAATTTTTGGAGAAAGTTCAGGACATGAAAAAAATCGCCGCCCGCGCGAAGGAATTGGAGGCCGAATCGAAATCGGCAGACGAGGCCTTTCAGGCTGCCTTTCTCGAAATCCCGAATCTGCCCGACGCATCCGTGCCGGTGGGGAAGGGCGAAGACGAGAACGTGGTGGCTTCGACCTGGGGTGATGCGGACGCGGACTTTCCCCATGCTTTGCCTCACTTTGATATCCCCTGGTTTGAATCCCGCATCGATTTTGCGCGTGGGGTGAAAGCAACCGGTGCCGGGTTTCCATTCTACGTCGGCGAAATGTCCCGTTTGGTTCGTGCCCTGGTCAACTTCTTTCTGGAGGAAGCTCACAGCAACGGTTACGAGGAGGTGCTTCCGCCAATCGTGGTCAACGCCGATAGTGCGACCGCTACCGGGCAGTTGCCCGACAAAGAAGGACAGATGTATGTCGATGAGAACGAGGGCCTTTACCTGATTCCGACTGCCGAAGTTCCCGTGACAAATTTTTACCGCGACGAGATTCTGGAAGCCGACCAGCTTCCGGTTTACCGCTGCGCTTACACGCCATGTTTTCGCCGCGAGGCCGGAAGCTGGGGGGCGCATGTCCGGGGCCTCAACCGCCTGCACCAGTTCGACAAGGTCGAACTCGTCAAGTGGACGGATGCGGAGAGCTCGATGGACGAGTTGGAAAAGCTTCGTGAGAACGTGGAAGGGACGCTGCAAAAGCTTGATCTGCCGTATCGTGTTCTGCGCATGTGCACGGGCGATATCGGCTTCCCGCACGCCAAGCAATATGACTTGGAAGTTTTTGCGGCCGGTCAGAAGCGTTGGCTGGAAGTTTCAAGCTGCTCCAACTTTACCGATTTTCAGGCGCGCCGTGCCGGGATTCGTTACCGCGGTGCGGATGGCAAGCCGGTGACCGTGCACACCCTGAATGGTTCCGGCTTGGCTGTCCCGAGAGTACTGGCCGCAATTTTAGAAAATAATTTACAGGCCGACGGACGCGTGAAAGTGCCGGAATGCCTGCAATACTGGATGAAACAGGAATATATCGGCGAATCGCGGGCGTAAAGCTGTAGACTTGCCATATAACCGAGGACTTAGAGACTTACTAGGCATGGACAGTATTAAAGAGCTGATTTTTTCGGGTAACCTGATCGGGTGGATCATACTCGTTGTCCTGTTGATTCTTTTTATCAAAATTC from Coraliomargarita sinensis includes these protein-coding regions:
- a CDS encoding DEAD/DEAH box helicase, producing the protein MRSDEAKLGRLADFAQLDLGELYYLGDRRIVERGLRYFRDYAVDSLFWDGRAKRITALVSGSGYAPYEVLLWVRDGHVEHECECPAWDSYGACKHGVAALAAVFAVLNGFQVGSQQIPEDYLQELRSGLGLSSGEALPEPESKSGGKGDTTSFTVIDLSSYGGMRLRVRGAIPYDLLKSAGLHLPHSYGGGQSRELFMGALSRTLKPFLHKAKKAGIPVRWRSGEGEVELTMATRNCRARKDYALRGDKVVRHYVFETIKGDALDVVELIGEFDFALDADGRVYRIQQAKGDSLGPHDGALVHSSSVDSFNRYEVLHGRTEAALQEDFRFQGESMQPLFFTGDACQLQVDCSLWRNAAGEAEYWEFRCGLEVDGVRVDLDGMFLNMLDVTLHAYSGNMLSAKRRVTALMDLIRRFLADYKPGEEFEPSVYARDFSELYGANYRHAVLAILRRHAAMITEMEGDAYALAADAKAGRFLCYEVPVRHLAMLVHGMAEPGSRRDLYDLAEGRITVRRGSSGSSALKRLIGVAQHLGVRVRVDELPVRSEPLSISVDAKASGNDIDWFALHPSIACGERTIEPEEWRDLIRGELLLRGEDGALIMPEAGEGEAAGLEALASMLRVDRMTGQLEAGEPAQVSRLQMLDWIALRRHGVKVELPQEAEEVFQSLLHLRQLPEYEPPEGCAAELRGYQKAGCAWIDFLFRHRFGACLADDMGLGKTVQTISFLVASFERGLSQKHGAPVLIVLPPSLVFNWLDEWQRFAPGVKVRDCLKKSDWDHALAEAEVVLTTYDRVRLDIRELEKKRFQIVVFDEAHNLKNISAARTRAAARLNRRFTLCLTGTPVENNASEFYSVLSAAVPGIFGTHKDFKEVFRKRPDQILGRARPFILRRTKKAILKELPKKEEQVLHLQMTPIQKEIYTRTVAEVREEIAEAFADKPEQQAGIVALAAILRLRQVCVSPALLGKEMPDVAPKFAYMADKLEELHSEGHAALVFSQFIGGLDGLEAEAAARGLDYLRMDGRTPVAKRKGIVAEFQSAGGPPFFLISLKTGGVGLNLTRANYVFHLDPWWNPAVENQATDRAHRIGQRQAVFVQRLIMEHSIESRMMELKNRKADLFRQLVEVPGAKSARSGLSREDFEYLLEG
- the serS gene encoding serine--tRNA ligase — protein: MIDIKLLREQPDLVKAAIANKKFTCDIDAVLELDAVRRAKITDAESARAEQKAANQEMAALKKGSPEFLEKVQDMKKIAARAKELEAESKSADEAFQAAFLEIPNLPDASVPVGKGEDENVVASTWGDADADFPHALPHFDIPWFESRIDFARGVKATGAGFPFYVGEMSRLVRALVNFFLEEAHSNGYEEVLPPIVVNADSATATGQLPDKEGQMYVDENEGLYLIPTAEVPVTNFYRDEILEADQLPVYRCAYTPCFRREAGSWGAHVRGLNRLHQFDKVELVKWTDAESSMDELEKLRENVEGTLQKLDLPYRVLRMCTGDIGFPHAKQYDLEVFAAGQKRWLEVSSCSNFTDFQARRAGIRYRGADGKPVTVHTLNGSGLAVPRVLAAILENNLQADGRVKVPECLQYWMKQEYIGESRA